The genomic DNA aataaaatttaataaaaaaaaattacagttattGAAGAGGATATCTCTAATACTGACTTAAGTAGTATAGCTCAATTAATGGATAGGAGTGTTACACTACAACCTCCCGCTTTCTTAACTCCTTGGGAAACCTCTATTTATATGTCTGCACCTCAAGCTATTTCAAAaccacaaaataaaattcttgcAGCTATACATTCTACAGTCTGTACTAACCAAGTGCCTTTACAATTAGGAACTGAAGAACAAAATAAGAACAGCGCATTGCCGGACTATTTACCACCTTTAAACGTTTTGTCGTGTGCAAGTACCAgtagaaatatagaaaatgaTCGAAGTAGAAAAACAACTAAAGATCTGTGCATTTCAACATTAGAAAATGATATGTTTCTTTTTGAATCTGAAGAGGATCCTTTTGCATGCGATGAAGATTCTGATTATGAGCCGACccaaaaaaaacaagcaaataATTTGTTGAGAACGTTGATACTTCGTCGAGCAGTGACGCGAGTTCTGAAAGCCAATTATCtcctttaaagaaaaacacacgtaaACGACAGAGAAATCCAAGTAATTGGAGAAGGAATCAAATTAAAAAGCTACGAAATTTGGGAAAAGAATATACTAGCTGGAAAGGAAAAGTTCAAGCTGGAAGGCAACTTAAACCCGCGTGCATAAATTGTAGACAGAAATGCACTGAAAAAGTGACAGAAGAAGAGAGAAACCAAATTCATACCAACTATTGGAAGCTAGGAGATGTAAATAGGCAACGGGATTATATTTCGAAAAATGTGGAAATGAAAGAGAAGGCTAGAACacgaaaaagaaaagaaaaccagAACGAAATAAGTAGTGTCGAAGAAGATACTACGAAAgaggaagaaaaggaaaattctaaagaaagaaaaagatcATATTCCTTTAAATACAGATTTTTGATAAGAGATAATAAGATTAGAGTAtgtaaaaccttttttttaatacgtcATTAGGTATAAGTGCTCAAGTCGTAAAAAcagtatttcaaaaaatgggGACTACTGGTATCGCAGAAGTAAAGCTTGTAAAAACTCGAAAATCGATGATGTTATAAAGCAATCAGTAAGagatcatattaatttatttgaaactgTACAAAGCCATTACTGTAGAAAAAATACGACTAAACGATTTTTACCAGCAACACTAAACATTTCCAAGATGTATGCCCTTTATCTCGAGTACTGTAATGAAAAACATCTCAAGCCACCAGCGACTGAAAGTATTTACCGATTGATTTTCAAtagtgaatttaatttttcttttttttattccaaaaaaagaTTTGTGTGATCTTTGCAATAAGTATGACCAAAGTACAGTAGAAGAAAGAGATGAAGAGGAATATCAGCTACACATTAGAAACAAAGAGATTGCGAGGCAATTCAAAAACGCGGATAAGGAGAAAGCGAAATTAGACAATAATTTATGTGCAgctgtttttgatctagagcaAATTCTTCCTGTACCAAAATCTAATGTTGAGTTAACTTATTATAAACTCAAACTTTCTACATATAATTTTACGGTTTACAATATGGCTAATGGTGATGGATTTTGATATATGTGGTATGAGTTTATCGGAAAACGGGGATGCTCCGAAATAGGTAGCTGCCTAATGCAATTTATTAGCTTGAACGTACAACAAGgaaaaaaagaatttcttttATTCTGACAATTGTTCAGGTCAGAATAGAAACAGAGTTCTTTTTTCCATGTATAACTTTTTGGCCCATAAACATGGAATTGTCATCAGACATTCTATTATCATCAGacatacatttttagaaaaatgtcaCACAGAGACTGAAGGGGATTCGATGCACAATATAATTGAGAGGGTTTGAAAGTATATTCCTATATTTACCCCTGATCAGTGGTATACCCTAGTCCGGACcgcaaaaaaaaaccaaacctTACAATGTAATTGAGATGGGCCAAGAAGATTTTTTTGATCTAAAAGCCCTTACCAAAGACACTGTTTTAAATTGGGATAGGAACGAAAACATTGATAAGgtatattttcctaaaattaagGTAGTCAAAGCAAATAACAATTTACCAAAcacaattctttttaaatataattataatgaagAATTTTAACCTAACacaaaaaggaagaaaaaaaattgacattgacCTTACCAAAGTTCAGTTGCCATGccatgaagatttaattctgttaacaaaaaagaaatatgatCATCTCCAATTTTTGTGCAAAAAGAAAGTATCATCACTTTTACCATTTTCCAGTATTCGTCAAGAAAAAAAAGACGATGAAGATTCGGgataaaatctataataagtgcttttttccaaaatgttttcaaaatgttttttttttcaaaatgtaattaaacagccgaatttttctataaagtttAAATAACATGTTTGATTACCTAGTTTGTATTtgtagaaatatattttttattttgtttattaaaaaaatctttgtttttttattggcaaaacataagaattttatttactgtaggcactgttttttactttttttataattttttttgtaatcagaaCTAACCTAAGTCacatattattttacttaactAAATCTTATAATTACATAGGATATTAGTAGTGAGAAATAAGGATTCTAAGTTATTagatatattataaaacatagttttttcttttaaaattaacgcgtagttaaacaaaaattaaaaaaatcatctccTGTAAAATTACGATTTTGTGACTTAAAATAGTTCTGCATTCAATGAGCGATTTCTCTTTTGACATACTTGCATTTTATTAAGAAGCTTTTCCTGTATTCGTCCCATTTTCAAATAGTACTGACTACGGAACTGAAAAGTTTTGTACACATTTTTCCCAGACCAATATCGAACAACGGAAGGATTGCCTTTCCCATTTAATGAAAAAGAGAGAAagatttatatgaaaataaaacatttcgaaaaaaaatattgattttcagtAGCTTTTTCCAtcatagtttcacaaaattacATTCTTTGACATTAGTCTTCGGTAAATATCTTCTGAGTCATagagtatttaaaacatttctacctatgttttttccaaattctgGTAACTCTCCAGCATTCTTACTTGATCGTGTTGAATCCACTTCTAAAGCTCCATACATTAATTCACACACTACACATTATTTTACAGGATGCGTAATCTTtaattctccaacctgtatatttttttgctacAGCTGTCTAAATAAAAGTATGTAGTATAAGCTCTTCAAGTATTTGTGTTACATGTGTGCTGAGGCAAAAAACACTAGAATGAAATAAGGCTGatccattaaaatttaattctttatatttatgCAATAGGTTCTTAATTGGAATTTATGCAATTAATTGTAATACATTGAACACAAAATATAACAGTGAAcctacaagttaaaaaaaactgttaaatacCTCAAATCGTGACCACTTTCTGCACGCACAAGTCTCGTTTGGATACCACCGCTAAATTTTGTGCCTCCCTCCCCTGTGACCCGCAGACTCTCTGCGCCTACTACGACTTCGTTTTTATCGGCTGAGAATAGGGGATACCCTCGGTCATCTAGAATTTGGAAGTGGCCGGACAGGCATTCGAAGTTGTCCAAGCCtgtattgttaataatttattacaacatACTTAATCGATGGATCATAACTCACCTAGATGTATCCAACTGCTAGGATGTCCTCGGTTATCTCTAGACCTTAAGGTAATATTTCTACTAGATTCTATGAATAAGGGTTCTCCTGTTCTAGATCTAATTTGACTAGCTATTAAGTTTTCTAGTACATAAGCGTTGCCTTTCAGTCTTAGTCCGCCTTGAACTATTTCTAATTGACCCATTccgtcctaaaaaatacttaaaatataaaatactttatacGAAGTATTAAACGTAGCATACTTGTTgcggatataatttaaattatatttaattacgaAAGCCTTATGCTAAAGcgaaataatataattttcagaCCGAAATGCAATGCATTCTATAATCCAAGTTATTCTTTTCCcgacttttaattaaaaaataaatttctttcttATAACCTAAGcgcagttttttttgtaatgttaccgcctttaaaaaagaaagagaaataATACACACTTTTAGCAACCAACTCTCGGTCCTCCCGCGTTCATACAGTCTCAATTAACGGGGTTTTAATTGCGAATGATTAGAAAAAGTCGCGGATTCTTTTTGAGATTGCTGGGTTTGTGAGGactattctttattattattttttttttgaacggCACCGTCTTTAGATCGTGTCCTCGGGCTATAATTAGCAGACTTTGTCGTTGAGTCGCTTAATGCGGCTGTCTTTGAGACTGACTTGTGAGATATAGATAGTGGTGGCATAGGAACAAAGAAAGGGGATAGGGCGAGTAAatagaaaatatgaaatattgaaaattacacCGGGTCAAGTCATACAATTatagtcctatggttgaaaCTTTTGGTGTCTGACACTCAAATCACAGAAAAATTTTACCGCTAActtaaactctttattttattctcgacaggTGTTTTGCAAAAAGGCTGAAGTTTATGCTAACCAAAAATGGCTAGAGTTACATACAAGCAcatacactttttaaaaaaactcacaAAAAAAGATTTCTAAAAATCCTTCAGTAAAAAAGATTTCGCAGATTTAATTATTGCAACAATCTTGTTTCTTCCTTAGATAAATTCGAGTTACAACTTtcaaagtcaataatttaatttaataacaatcGAAAtttagatgcatacgaaagtttagcaatattgaAAAATCTATATACTCCTAATGGCTAAAATATTACACTAAACACATTATTGAAACAAACAGAAAGAGCTATAGGTTAGACTCTAGTTTAATGGATGGTGGGAACTGTCAATTATATCAGGTTAGGTTAAGAAAACTGTTAGGCTACGTACTTTCAAAAACATATCCCTCCTAGAATAATTTCTTGTACGGAGGTTACCAGAcgttatattttagttaattttttagtcACGGAAGCGATCCTACGTAAAATctgaagatgatttttaatatcaataggTGGCGTATATTgtttatgatattgttttataataataggTGCTAGTAGCAGcagaattaataatatttttttcggcGAACCAGCAAGTTGTAGTATAGTTTAAAGTgtctatttttaagaaagtatcGATCGATAATagctcttaattttttttgatttttataaattttgtgatTTCTGTGTACGAACACGTTAATTCAGTGTCATTATTTGTGAATAATTAGTGGTTGGTTTTGAAAttagttgttattttgtttaaaatctgGCTTGGCAATATTAATAAtctcattttaaatatacgtagcTCTGCTGAAAGATTTCGTATTTGTGCCAAGCATTTTCATCAATGACTAGAAATGATGTAATCaacttgattaataaatttgaatttgaagtaGGGGAGAGTGGAGGAATATCGACTACTTAAGCGCTACtgagttttttaaattgaagtatttgtacaaatatgtctaaaatggtAAAATTGCTTTGTTACTTTATCTAGTAGAAGATTTTTCTATTGCTTTCGCAaatgaacaaatatttttttctaagatggGTTTTTGTAAACATGGAAAAAAATCGGGTAATTTCGACCGATAGGATAATATCAACCACAGTGTAGGGTAAAATCGACCAGGCAGTAATATTTTggaattcattttattttaacatttaaacattaatttatactGAGCAAAAGTCACAAATATATATACTGAAGCTTTTTCTGCGCTAGTACAGTCAGCATGAGCCCAGGTTGCACAAGAACGGCACCGCCACCAAATCTCATTATTGTATCCAAATTGTTCACAAATAGCGCAGATTTCATCAATTTCTTTGTCCTCTCTAACCGGGGTTTCCactttatttgtaatttttcttgtgaCCTTCTTAATTTTGTCATTTCCCTCCTCCTTAcccgtaattttttttgtgatctttaatttttcattttcctcctttttttgtttttttaatgtcttattTTTGAGCTCTTCTTTTATGATGTTAATATTTGAGAATGTTGCCTTTTTCGCTGTAAAATTCTTCGTTGAAACACTGGAGGTGGACATAACTCGTGAAAGAAAGTATTTTCCAGTGTTCCTTTATTTTTCATCATCGCTTAGACTGTCTTCCGCAACTTCTTCCAAACTGAATTCAGAATCAGACGAATCCGATGACAATCTAGTATTACGTAAGGTATTCAATCTTCCTGGAACAGATCCACTTAATCCACTTGGAACTGGTTTTGGAGAAGGAGTCTTCTGTCTGAATTCTATgggttctaaaatattttctgatgtATTTTCCTGCAATGGTTAATCTCCTGGAGCCGTTGTACTTGGCGGATCATTATTATCTTCATAGATAGGTACAAAATCTTCCTCACAAAATGCATCACGATTGATGGGAAATATTCCGGTCGTTTTAAATCCGTTTAGAGCCTTCTCTATTGTGGTCACCCTATTGTAAGCATTCCCAAAAAGTTCGGCAATATCagtgtcttttattttttcataatttctacTTTTCATGTACTTATCACATTCTTGGTAGTAAGCAGTTTTCAAGGACTTGAAGAAAGTTACGTCCAGAGGCTGTGTCCTGTGAGACGTGTGGGGTGGAAGCGATAGTAAATGAATGCCAGCATTACGACAAAAAGTGTAGGAAGCTAAAGAAGAATCAGTGGAATGGTTATCCAGTATTAAAAGAATAGGTTGCTCTGGAGTAGCATTAGCGAATTTCGCAAAATGTTGCAACCATTCGGTAAACAACTCTTTGGTAATCCATCCATATTTTGAGCATTTGTATATCGCGCCTGCCGGACCATTTTTTCCAAGCCATCTTTCATTCTCATTCTCTTAAAAATCAACATAGGCGGGATATATTGCCCGGACGCACTAAAACAGCACACAATCGTAGTATTTTGTGACCCCTTTCTCCGCTTGTTATCGCACCGACTTGCTTCTCTCCTTTTCTTCCCAATATGCGACCCGGATTGTGGACATTGGAAATACCAGTTTCGTCAACGTTATAGATGCGATGAACTTCAAAATGGTATTTTTCAAATAGTAACtctagattatttaaaaaaatattcatttcttcTCTGTTGAATGTGGTAACTCTGCTAAGGCTAGTAACTTCTGGTTTGCGAAAACTAAGCTGCGGATAACGTCGCATAAATGAGTAGATCCAATCCTTGCCGCACATCCCGTTCTCCTTATTAGAaggatgtttaattttatttgtctctgcatatttaaaaaccaaTGATCTTATGCTTTGAACTGTCAatccataaaataattttgacattttaatgGACTTTATTGCTCTTTTTATGGAATCCTCCGTCCATGAGGAACGTCCAGTTTTTCGGACGTATGTTCGCGGCTTCTGAAATGAAATGCTGACATGTAGCTACCTAATGCTTGCATTTATTGCGcactttattatataaaatataaatatataattaggcCACAAATATTAGGCAGGGTAATATCGACCACTGCAGGGTAATATCGACCTGACATTAATAACCCAACTAAGCAACCAAAACCCAAAACTAATATAATCAAACTACAAAACTTTTgcacctttgtttttgtttgggaTGATCCCCATCATAACATAACCTAAAACCTAATCCGCACTGGAATCGAGTCGAATCGTGGATGCTCGGAACGTTCCGCGTATACGTACGTGCAGTAAATTAGTCCCGTGGAGCAACGCAGAATAACGTACACCCGTAGCCCGAAATTCaagcgaaactaagaaaatgaATGAAATACGCAGGCGCGGGATCCTTATGCACGTAGGATTTGCTGCACTTAAACTCTCTATTGCCTCATCAAGAATTGCACAAgatccagaggcggaaggctcagcagagtctcaagcgccttagttggcgccgtccgcatgaaacccgttatgctgagaaatgcaagacgttggactctgttcagttgagcacgaattttcgctttctccgtataTGGctaccaaacgatagccccgtatgtgagaagaggtctcacaatgcgcgagtagatctagtggaggatcttaggagacagaccccaggcaTTGCCGAAAgtccgcctgcaggcccatagcgcgcaggtggccttcttcattctggtgtctgcattttcgtgccaggagagtttgggatccaacttaattcccagaaatcgaactgtcctggagtaatgcagctgcatgccacctagagatataacagggggcgtgccaaagttacgtctcctcttGAATaataggagctctgcttttttggggttaatcctgagacccttTGAgtggcaccatatgtccaccatacgcagggctctcgtcatagggccccgcattgagatggcgtctttccctgggcataggattaccagatcatcagcgtaggcctgtgtgtataggccaacattgtttaaaagatttatcaggctgtcgaccacaaggcaccacaaggtagaggacaatactcctccctgcgggcagcccctagccgccaacgtttcgacaatctcgttgttgagctgggcagatacatgacgtttcgagagcatggcctctatccagctaaccaaacagggttctgagccgagTTTAATTATCGAAACTAATAGGGATAATGATCCAATTCCTTATAGTCATTTGCATAGTTTAGATATTTTTGCTCTGTTAGTTATATCTTTGATATATAAGGCCACttgtaaatagttttagttttacgaaacacgtataaagaataaaataaatagttttggttaatggtaaaactgttttgtaacTTAATGCAGAAGTCAGCAAAAATGAAGAAAGGATCACAATTTAAAGTCAAAATCTGTACTATTGATGGCAGAAATTACGGATGCAAAATGAAGAATAGAACTAAACGAAGAATAAATGTGTGTCCGGAAACTGTCCGCATGGTATTGAAAAGAAAATCAAGGAAACCCTGCAATAACTCTTCTACAAAAGCAACGAATAATAGAGTTTTGTCAACGTTTTCAAGGAGATAATTTCAACAATACTTTTATATCTGACGAGAGTTGTTTCCAAATTGTGCAAATCTCCAAATTCTTATCAAGAGAAAATATACCCGTTCAAATTTCCTACTAAAATAATGCCTCTCTGTATAGTTCATGGCACTGTTATTAGTGCAGAGtattgtgatattttaaatggttttgtTCTTAAAACAGTCCAGGCTCTATATCTAGAAGGGTGGCGTTTTTAAGCAGGACAATGCGAGATGCCTATACTTGGATGCAAGAACACCAAATGACAACAAGTCCATGACCAGCCGCTTCACCAGATCTTAGTCCCATTGGAAACATATAGAGAGAGATTCATGAAGATTGAAGTGAAACGAGCAGTCCTACAAAAGAAAGAAGGTTTGATTTGTTCGGTTTTACACCATCACAGACCCTAGTGGCCAGTTTCTGGTCTACCTGGACGTTTAGTTAAGTGTTTAGAATAAAATAGAGGTTCTATAACTAAGTAAAATgaatttgttgttattttataactcaaataataaaaatatatactccAACATTATAATTGCGCTTTCTTTTTTCGGGATACTTTCTAGACGGACTATAAAAAGCATTATTAAGTGCTAAGTTGCACTTTGAAAAGTAAcggatttaaaaatttagtataCTGCATTTAAATATGCTTGGATTTTAAACTTACCGCGGAAAAATCCATGACTTTTAACACCCACAGAGTTAAAGCTAAATTGACTATGACCATAAATAAAAGCACTAAAATAAGGGCGTAGAGACACTTTTTTCTCCATCCATAAATGCCCACCCTAAAACCTTGATGACCTCTTCCCAAACTGGCAGTTGGGGGATCTTCTGGCTTAGTCCGTATCATGGTATGATCggattcattttttttcatcctgaaaaaaaattataagatcattataaataatacattctaattactattgaattttttttattttacgtagtttaaaattcatatttaacaTTCAATCAAAAGGGATTCTGGGCACCATATgcattattaagaaaacaataagTTACCGGTCGTTCAGTCGGACGGCACTTCCATGCAAATTTGACAGGCCCATTGTTCCAAGGACACGATTTATATTTCCCTTTGCCATTTATCAAGACGCCAGCAAAGTTTTACCTACGCCGTTTATATACCGGTATATTGTACAGGATGAGCATGATTTATTGGCCTCCGATCCATTTTCATTGCTGTGTATATGTAT from Anthonomus grandis grandis chromosome 7, icAntGran1.3, whole genome shotgun sequence includes the following:
- the LOC126738141 gene encoding delta-sarcoglycan codes for the protein MSIHEDLYLNKSGTTKKSVYQQQATGEKHVLFYPTSPNPSVASADRKNWCQASSSLNNIAASNLQITNNNSEQSLRMKKNESDHTMIRTKPEDPPTASLGRGHQGFRVGIYGWRKKCLYALILVLLFMVIVNLALTLWVLKVMDFSADGMGQLEIVQGGLRLKGNAYVLENLIASQIRSRTGEPLFIESSRNITLRSRDNRGHPSSWIHLGLDNFECLSGHFQILDDRGYPLFSADKNEVVVGAESLRVTGEGGTKFSGGIQTRLVRAESGHDLRLESPTRSLQIEAPKELKLESKGGAINTFAQNDITFQSEVGAIRLQASSIIVPQIPTAKVTDRPTSTRHFDVFQLCACESGRLFLADPHIVCASESDDGLCR